The genomic window GTGCTAGTCTAGGCACGGGGTGCTAGTCTAGGCACGGGGTGCTAGTCTAGGCACGGGGTGCTAGTCTAGGCACGGGGGTTTAGAGTCTCGTCCTGCTGGACTTCAGAAATCAACTAGCGGCCGGTTCCTTCCTCTGGTTCTGGAGCATGTCCGTCACTCTCACGATGTCCTCCTCGGGGACCTAGAAAaatagtaaaaacaacaaaaaaaagatcaaagttCACgcgctgtaaacacaacaaatatCCTCGCTTCATAAAGTGGATCGCTCCATCTCGATCAACTGTCGTCAAAAAATATCTGATTATTCCGCTGCTAGGCTCCAAAACGGGAGAGTTGTGGaaataaaaaccacaacaatgagCTGAAGGTTCCTGCAGCTCTGGAATAACAGATTAATGTAGAGTATGGTATCGTCTGCATAACGGCGACGTGTAAATAATGCACTCGTTGCATTGATGTGTGGAGGGCCGTCCGGCTTTGGTCGGCGGACACTCTGCAATACGTTTTCTGGGTAATATGCGAACAGATAACCCAGATACACTTTTCACTTTTATTCCGTCACGAACGTGTGAATATTTTGACTTCCatgacggcggcggcggcgtcctCAATAGTGACGTGAAGACGCTGGACTCACCAGAGCGTGGTCGAAGCTGAAGGTGCTGATGTAATACGCAGAGATGTCGCTGTCGGCCAGAGGCTGAGATATCTGGGCGACGATACCACATTcatctaaaaaacaaacaaacaaacaaagagataCACCGATATCAGCGTCACAATCATAAACGTGGACGTATAACCACGTGATAACAGGGATTTTCTTGTAGATGTcatattgttgttattcatttaaaaagcagaGATGGACGTGAACGTTTAAgactttaattaaaataaatggaataCAAAATAACTCAAGACAACTAGTGGTAGTCCCATTCACATAGTGTAGCAACAACTACCCAATAAGAACATAGTTTCTACCAACAataacttaattaaaaaaaaaaaaaaagtaaaaaagatttttaaaaaatcacatttaacattattattttcaaccACATCAAGATTTAaggtcaaaaaacaaaaatggcaataaataaaaatcacaccTGCAATTAATTCTCAGAATATTTAAGACGCCCATTTAAGGTGCATTATTTCAGAGCCACACAGGGTCATGTTATACTCATTTCACAGTGCATGCCAGTCACGTGTTGCAGCGAATCAATTTGTCGGCCTATTTTAATCTTAACGAAGATGACCTGCGCGTAGAGTAAATGAATACAAGTGGCCTTACCAAAGCCCAGCGGTTGACCCCCGATACGCACCATCCTCCACAGCTCCCCGGATGAGCTTGTGAAGAGAAGGTCAGCAGGAAAcctaaaaagcacaaaaaggcacattcattattttttttaatttattttaaaaacacatctgccGGATGCCGTTTGCTCCGCTGTAAAAAAGTTGGATTTGGTTCCTTACTGTCTCTGCGCCTCGGTGTCCATCACCAGGGAGATGTAGCCGtcaatgagggagaaggagaagaacttGATGCAGTCCAGGTCCCGGCTAGGAGACGACTGGGCGTCCTCTTTAGGGCTGCGGAGGAAAAGGAGgcgttcatttaaaaaaaaaaaaaaaaaaaaaaaaaggtgctttaTATAAGGTCACACAATAGACAAGAAataggaaggaaaaaaaaggtaaatactctcgttaaggtttttttttttttcatcgcATGGGCGTGTACATTCATGTTCTTGGATTATGAATAATACCAATTTTGATTTTTCAAACTAGAAAATGAAAGCAAGcaataaaattaaatacaatttaaaagcCGTATATGGAAATTAGCTTGCACACTAATCTTCATTGTGTCTCATATTCAAGGTGTCACTCGTCATGTCATGGCTCGGGCGCTCATTAAACCGATGTAAAATAACTACCTGTGTCacgtttattatttaaaaaaaatacaaaaataaagccAGCGAGCAGCCGTCTCGTTTGCGTCGAGTGCTGCCACCATGTGTCTTTAGAGAGGTACTGCGTCTCACCCGTTGGAGTAAAAGAGGACGTCGATGAGCGTGGTGGCGATGGACGGCAGCGTGTCCGGGTCCAGAGACATGACGCAGAACTGGTTCTGAGGGATCAGCACCGGGTGAACCGTGGGCCGGGTGGCTGGAGGAGCAAAGACAGAGTTAGTTTGAGAGGACGGCATGAGCGCTTATTAAACAATTAGACTGGTTTTAATTTCACCCTTCATAATGGCTCACAGGGTATCAGTCAAGACCAAGACAGGCTTATTAAAACATGAACTCACGGTACGCACTCTTGTTTCTGTAATATAGTATCCCGTGCATAGAATGCATTATGGATGACAAGGTTTTCCTTTCAgttgattattatatatatatttttaaaaaaaagtaaaacatggagcaattttaaaaaaaaacctcttaaTTATTCTCCCGTagactttttaaataattcattaaaCAGCTTTTAATTTCAAGTGTAAAAGTGACAATTATACCACTGGTCTGCATTCAATAATGTAAAagtaaatatcttttttttttttttattccttcaatttacacccaaaaaaaaacaccaaaaaaaaggaggtcGCTAGAGGATCTTAACTTGTTGACACCGACAACGGGGGCGGCGCCCCTCTACCTTCTTTGGCGTTCTTCTGGAGGGCGTTGGCGACGTCCTGACAGAGCATCGGGACCGACTCTCCGCCCACTTCCTCGTAGATGTTGAACTCCTCCTCCAGCGTGCCGACCACCACGGACAGGTCTTTCTCCCTCACCTGCGCGCGGGCACAGATGCGGAACATCAGCATCGCGTGCAGCAAGGTCGGgttacgagtgtgtgtgtgtgtgtgtgtgtgtgtgtgtgtgtgtgtgagacgggaCTCGCCAGGATGAAGTCGGTCTGATACGTTGAGAGCATGAAGACGGAGACGTGCTGCTGGGCCAGCGGGGCGATGACCGACTTGGCGATCTTGGTCACGCCGACGGCCTGCGAGCTGCTGGAGGCGTTGCCGTTGGAGACCACGTTGAGCGGCAGCCAGATGGAGCTTTCGACCTTGAGATGCTCGGAGGGCTGGAGctctgaaaaagagaaaagaaaagaaaagagagcgaCTCGGGTGAGTTAGTGGGACGGCAACCGGGACTTAACGCCTTTTGGGGAACATCACAGTTAAGATAAAACCGGATGACCAACGCCACTGGGTTGCGTCACGGGAAATGTGGGATGTTTGtcgtttatttttaaaacttgACACTTCACAGGACATCGTGCCCTTTGCTCCACCACATTTTGACAATGGAGTTATTTGACACCACAGCTGGAGCCAGGTTTACACTATAAGAGAGTATTTCGGAGCCAGAGctctaaaaagaaaacaaggagcCAGAAATGCACTTTCATCTAcgttagaataaaaaaaaaaaagataactcAAAGCTAATTTCAAAGAGCCACTGTTCTGGTTGGCATAACTTGTGCCTTTCAACAACCAACGGGCTGGATGAAGAGCGGATGGGACTGTAACATGTAAACTATACAGTGGACGTGCGTCCTGAGCGTGTGGTCAGACAGAGGTGAGGtagatatttgtttttgttttttttaaattcacatAACGCTAAATCATAACAGAAGTTATCTCATTATACTTTTCATATGCGCACTCAATAATTTAGAAAGAGACCcagcgtcccccccccccccccccccccccccccccccccccccccccccccaagtgcCGGGTAGAGGGgaaacattcattaaaaaaaaatttaaataaaatctaaattataaaaaaaaaagaggaattaaCTGATGACATTTGAGTagcacaaatatataatataacaaaatattatatattaaaataaattgcatAAATCCTACCACGCGAGTTCTGTGATGAGaacaaggaaggaaggaacccAGGGTCTAGGcagccattattattattattagagctcctttttttaaatgttttataattagTTGTTGTaagagcttctttttctttgtgtgcagATTAATATAATTAGTGAAACATGAGGCTATTTAAAAAGTTTTCTGATTGCGCTCTTTCGATTTAGAGAATACGGGACGAAGAAGCTTTACCTTTGAATCCTTCCTCGTCGAGGACCACGGTGTAGTTCTCGGGCGTCTCCGTCAGGCTGAAGAACTTgcatctggagagagagagagagagagagagagagacttcagTATCCCCAGATTACAAAGCACGATGCTCTTCTCTCCATCTACGGTTTGGGTATTTGAGTACACAAAAAAAGGTTCATAGGCTCCGAGGGATTTGGTAAGggttgaggacacacacacacacacacacacacacacacacacacacacacacacacacacacacacacacacacacacacacacacacacacacacacacacacacacacacacacacacacacacacacacacacacacacacacacacacacacacacacacacacacacacacacacacacacacacacacacacacacacacacacacacacacacacacacacacacacacacacacacacacacacacacacacacacacacacacacacacacacacacacacacacacacacacacacacacacactttgggaAGTGCAACAGCAAAAACCACGGAGATCGAACCACGTGGATGACctcccttttgtttttctttggatCCTgtttcccctcccccctcccccttcccccctcccccctccgaAAGAAAACTTCTCGCACCACCTTCCTCTGCTTAATCGGTCGAGCCGAGGCccgtcacagcagcagcagcctgggaGTGAGACGGCGACACTCCTGACTCAGCAAAAAAGTAATCCCTGCCAGGGAGATGGGACAATCAccccacagagacacaaagagagagagagagagagagagaacactgCAACAGTAACCGACAGCTGTGTTAGCGAGCTCAGCCAGCCCATTGTGTTATAAtacagcgcccccccccccccctcccacacacgcAAATTTCCTGTTGACCCCTCACCTTCCTTCGCTCGCAGTTTCCTGCAGGTAGCGGCTGCCAAGCGTCGACTCTTCCAGAGGAGGCCGAGTGTAGAGCTTTTtagcttgagtgtgtgtgtgtgtgcggcgtgttggtgttacacacacacacctgcacgcCCGTCAGACCTCAGCAACCAATTTGTTGCGTCTGAGAGGCAACCTGTgtgcccccccccgccccgttTGTGGAGTCCAGACGAGACCAATCGAGAGGCCTCACCGGAGCTCCGTGACTGAAAAGTGACGAGCCCACGGAAATGTGCATTCGACCtcagcattgttgttgttgttgttgttgttgtcactaTTGGATCCTCACAGTCTACGGGAGAATGCTTGTACCTCTAAACAGATTGCCTCTGGAAAAAGGACCGATTCAATTAGAAAATCGTTTTCTAGAAGTCTCGTCTCCTTCCAGCGTCACAATGTGCTACCTTCCTTTGGGTTTCATAAAATCAGTTTCCAACGAGTACGCGAGCACTCAAAACGTGTTCGTGCAGCGCTCCGTAACAGGTGACAGGTAGCTGGCGTGGGATCGCTGacgggagagagaaaaacaaagcgCCTCCTTGTTGAAGCGacacaaaaggaggaggaggaggaggaggaggaggaggaggaggacaataaCCAAACGGGATGAGGAAGCAACAGGTAGCGGCCGAGCGGGGAAGATGAAAACCGAGTGGTGTTCTGCAACTGATGCTCCAGCTGAGGAAACATGATAAGGAGCAGAGAGAACTGATGAtgttgtgcccccccccccccccccccgtcagaTGACGTCCACGCCGTCCGCTACCTTCTCACAAACATTCTCACGGCCTCctcgcttcccccccccccccccccccccagaacaaTGAGGGAacgtttttcttctcttcttcttctctttattGAAATACCGGCGTGTTGTTATCAAGAGTAGGAGGCGGCAGCTTTGTGTAAACgagggggggggacgggggggacgaAAGAGCCTCAACCTTGACAACAGACCGCTGAAGCAGACaagtggaccccccccccccgtgtgtgtttctggctcAGCAGAGGCATTGTGTTCCGACTCGGGCTCCCGTTAGCGAGCCGAAAGACAAGAAAGGAGGACTCTGTGGAGCCTGCAGGGCTGCATCCACCGCACAGCAAAGAGCAATATCCATGGTAGGGGTCAGGCTACAAACCAACAGCCTGCAGGCCCATATTGTCCCCCCCTCCTTAAATGGTGGTATTCATTCAGCGTTCAATTGAAGCGTATAATACATGCATGTCATACTTTTACCAGGAATGCATGAAGATAAGACACTCGTCCTCTTGTCTGTGGCCCACAACACTGCAGCTAACATTTAGCCCGAGTCGAGACCAAATCCAAGACCTAAATCAGACTTTCCAGGgcccttttttttaacccttcCGACGGCGCGGTAGCCTCTCCGTAACTAAACGGAGACGGCCTTCACGGATTAAAACGTCGCAGCCGACAGCGGGCCTCATCGAATGAGGCAAAAGACGACTTTTATCCTCTGAaccacagaggtgtgtgtgtgtgtgtgtgtgtgtgtgcgatggcGGAGAAAGACAAATCTACCTTCTTACAATTTTTGGGTCGTTAGAAAGCGATAACCTCCTTAAAATTCTGCTCAGGACCGCTTTCGAAAACCCGCTTTCGGGGGAGATGtggggagatgtgtgtgtgtgtgtgtgtgtgtgtgtgtgtgtgtgtggggagttGCTCTCTCGTGAATAGCAGGGGCCAGAAAGAGGGCGACAGCTAAAACCAACAGGAGGCCCGTCGGCCTCGTTTTGGCTCCATTGTTTTCGAGTTGCCATGAATTCAAATCTCCACCTCTGCCCCCGGCTATTAATTTGATCGGAGCGGGGCGGCGGCGGGCTTTAAAAACTCTGctatagaaaaaataaaacaggaaaaaaaaaaacagtcaaaacaacAGTATACCGATGACAGAACTccaaagcacaacaacaacaacaacaacaacacaggcaGGCCTTCCAAAACGAAGGGCGCCATGTGGGCTTTCCTGGTTTATTCTGGGCTCGGCCGACTTCTTCTTTTCACTCCGgacagaaattaaaaatgtagGCTCGTGGAAATAAAACACTGGACTTTAAGTCACCTGATGATGTAGAACCGTACAGGCCTGCACCTTTAGAAACACGGACTCAAATCACATCCTCGCTTGGTTCCCATCTCGGGAGACAAACGAGTGCTGATGGATGCAGCCGGACGTGCCCGAGAGGACacaatcaatatatataaatatatataaaaatctcaTTCCTCCGCCTCGGTCGACTAGGTATGAGGATCACGGGCCGGGGTCGTGTTGCCtggttgtaaaaaagaaaatgccgaTACCCCGTGGGATGCTTTTCGATAAGTTGTGTCATATCCAGACGTCACGGAGGgtgtaaaaatacataaatatcttGCCTGACATTTGCTCACAATTTCTATATAAACAAttagataacaaaaaaaagaaaaaagggataTCCAAGGATTAGCTGAATACTGGCACTAATGCCAACATGAGGAGCCGGACAATTTGCTGGctaggggagggaggggggagggggtcaaaggtcgagtTGGTGCTGGAGAAACAAGgtcccacccaaaaaaaaaaaatgcagtggaTGCTTTTTAGAGGATTTGATGCATTGTTCatgactaaaaaaaacaaacaaatgcacgtTCACACGGGACACATGCACTGTGCCGAAcgtgtattataatatataataaacgCAATCATATTCTCTccattgtaaaaataaataaataattaaacatttacaatcctatataataatatatgtgtgtgcggtTTCACGTAGCTTGCAGCCTACCTGCAATGGCAGAGCCCCGGGCATGCACGGGCAAACAACCCCCTCACGGCTCTCGGCCACCCGGTGCACGAAGAGGCGATGTGTGGGTTAGCTCGTGTCCGTGCTTGGATTAccgggagaggggagagggggggagaggaggggggggaggcacTACGGAGCTTCCTTACCGTGTCCTGTTCCGGAGGAAGATCAGCTTGATGAGGGGGTGCGTGAAATGCACCAGCCCGCTCTTGGATATGCTGATGACCCGGAGCCTGTGGTCCAAAATGTGCAAgtccatttttatttgttttgtgtgtgtgagtgtgtgtgtgtgtgtgtcccggtgTCCGCTCGAAGTGCGCACGCGGCTCAACAGAACGGCTTCCCTTCTTCGCTGTGCGATATCATTTAAATGTCCGTTACACGCGCacggacgcacgcacgcacgcacacacaccggggGTTCTGGACGAGGAGCGCTGCCGACGAATACGACCGCCACCccggagaagaaaaaaaaacagccgacGCAACCGGACTCCAGCTGAACTACTGTATATTCAAATAAAGGGACACGCCCCCTTCTCTTAAAGCGACAGGTTGTTATTGAATTTGtgacacttcttttttttaaatttatttttttgaatgaaaaattatatatattccATGTTAATTTGAGTTTGTCATCTTTGGTCAGAGCCAGCCCCCTCACCCccactgtttcctgtctttatgctaagctacgctaaccagctgctggcctTCATACTTATAGatctgtataataataataataaataataagcaaATCTCCCAGTTGATAgcttaaaacatgttttacccatccaaaaaaaaacagtttggcgTCCTCAAATTTAGTTTAGCATTTCtatttatgcttttcttttataGCAGCAGTACTCCCAAGTTCCagttttcctcttttaaaactgtatt from Cyclopterus lumpus isolate fCycLum1 chromosome 9, fCycLum1.pri, whole genome shotgun sequence includes these protein-coding regions:
- the castor1 gene encoding cytosolic arginine sensor for mTORC1 subunit 1 isoform X2; this encodes MDLHILDHRLRVISISKSGLVHFTHPLIKLIFLRNRTRCKFFSLTETPENYTVVLDEEGFKELQPSEHLKVESSIWLPLNVVSNGNASSSSQAVGVTKIAKSVIAPLAQQHVSVFMLSTYQTDFILVREKDLSVVVGTLEEEFNIYEEVGGESVPMLCQDVANALQKNAKEATRPTVHPVLIPQNQFCVMSLDPDTLPSIATTLIDVLFYSNGPKEDAQSSPSRDLDCIKFFSFSLIDGYISLVMDTEAQRQFPADLLFTSSSGELWRMVRIGGQPLGFDECGIVAQISQPLADSDISAYYISTFSFDHALVPEEDIVRVTDMLQNQRKEPAAS
- the castor1 gene encoding cytosolic arginine sensor for mTORC1 subunit 1 isoform X1 is translated as MDLHILDHRLRVISISKSGLVHFTHPLIKLIFLRNRTRCKFFSLTETPENYTVVLDEEGFKELQPSEHLKVESSIWLPLNVVSNGNASSSSQAVGVTKIAKSVIAPLAQQHVSVFMLSTYQTDFILVREKDLSVVVGTLEEEFNIYEEVGGESVPMLCQDVANALQKNAKEGRGAPPPLSVSTTTRPTVHPVLIPQNQFCVMSLDPDTLPSIATTLIDVLFYSNGPKEDAQSSPSRDLDCIKFFSFSLIDGYISLVMDTEAQRQFPADLLFTSSSGELWRMVRIGGQPLGFDECGIVAQISQPLADSDISAYYISTFSFDHALVPEEDIVRVTDMLQNQRKEPAAS